One stretch of Serinicoccus hydrothermalis DNA includes these proteins:
- a CDS encoding DUF305 domain-containing protein, with the protein MNDRWRTFGAPALAVVTVVALCLGALVGWLSFGDRPPPDDGADAGFARDMSEHHAQAVQMSQLVMQRTEDEAVRRLAVDISNNQGFERGMMATWLQEWDLPRARGEERMAWMSMDGMNHAEMMDLPAGVPMPGMASPTEIQELTDDSGEEAEVLFLQLMTTHHLAGVEMADAALEEATQPEVLAAAQRMVDAQVGEIVLMQDMLEERGAEPREDVDAWVAEQEATEPAGDGTAPDGGSGEHDH; encoded by the coding sequence ATGAACGACCGCTGGCGCACCTTCGGTGCACCCGCGCTGGCCGTGGTGACGGTCGTGGCGCTGTGCCTGGGTGCCCTGGTGGGCTGGCTGTCCTTCGGCGACCGCCCCCCGCCGGACGACGGCGCGGACGCCGGCTTCGCCCGGGACATGAGCGAGCACCACGCGCAGGCGGTGCAGATGTCCCAGCTGGTGATGCAGCGGACCGAGGACGAGGCGGTCCGGAGGCTGGCCGTTGACATCAGCAACAACCAGGGCTTCGAGCGGGGGATGATGGCCACCTGGCTGCAGGAGTGGGACCTCCCCCGGGCGCGGGGCGAGGAACGTATGGCCTGGATGTCGATGGACGGGATGAACCACGCGGAGATGATGGATCTCCCGGCCGGCGTGCCCATGCCGGGCATGGCCTCCCCCACCGAGATCCAGGAGCTGACCGACGACTCCGGCGAGGAGGCCGAGGTGCTCTTCCTGCAGCTCATGACGACGCACCACCTCGCCGGCGTGGAGATGGCCGACGCGGCGCTTGAGGAGGCCACCCAGCCCGAGGTGCTCGCCGCCGCCCAGCGCATGGTCGACGCCCAGGTCGGCGAGATCGTCCTCATGCAGGACATGCTCGAGGAGCGGGGCGCCGAGCCCCGGGAGGACGTCGACGCCTGGGTCGCGGAGCAGGAGGCGACCGAGCCTGCCGGGGACGGGACCGCGCCCGACGGCGGCTCTGGGGAGCACGACCACTGA
- a CDS encoding sucrase ferredoxin, with protein sequence MTETFRCSDAARERADPMGGTAPPQPRLLLVEVPGGWPFDALQALPADVRDDVLRESAAARARVLLIRRPGEHPRREGPWRWYAVDPGAPAGSRTVRGSWQTGEELLAGARRVRQMAQEVARPGGDAPEDGPEDEQLLLVCTHGRKDVCCALRGRPVAAELGRTWPEQTWECSHTGGDRFAANLLVLPDGACYGGLDAGTVAQVVRDHRGGAPAVGHLRGRVGQDRMVQSAVLAALGRWPVPWDAVQPLGAPVPLPPEAVDEPRPGSEPVVARWRTDLSVRGHGAWRATGVERLAPAQRLTCRAPQAGSVRIPEVVGWAELPAARDR encoded by the coding sequence ATGACCGAGACCTTCCGCTGCTCCGACGCCGCGCGGGAGCGCGCCGACCCGATGGGCGGCACCGCTCCCCCGCAGCCCCGGCTGCTGCTCGTCGAGGTACCGGGCGGCTGGCCCTTCGACGCCCTCCAGGCGCTGCCGGCGGACGTGCGGGACGACGTCCTCCGAGAGAGCGCCGCGGCCCGGGCTCGGGTGCTGCTCATCCGGCGCCCGGGCGAGCACCCCCGGCGGGAGGGTCCGTGGCGCTGGTATGCCGTCGACCCGGGTGCCCCCGCCGGCTCCCGCACCGTGCGGGGCAGCTGGCAGACCGGGGAGGAGCTGCTCGCCGGGGCCCGCCGGGTGCGGCAGATGGCGCAGGAGGTGGCCCGGCCCGGCGGCGACGCCCCCGAGGACGGCCCCGAGGACGAGCAGCTGCTGCTCGTGTGCACCCACGGCCGCAAGGACGTCTGCTGCGCGCTGCGCGGCCGGCCGGTCGCCGCCGAGCTGGGCCGGACCTGGCCGGAGCAGACCTGGGAGTGCTCGCACACCGGCGGTGACCGCTTCGCCGCCAACCTCCTCGTGCTGCCCGACGGCGCCTGCTACGGCGGTCTCGACGCCGGCACGGTGGCCCAGGTCGTGCGCGACCACCGGGGCGGCGCCCCGGCCGTGGGGCATCTGCGCGGCCGGGTCGGCCAGGACCGGATGGTGCAGAGCGCAGTGCTCGCGGCCCTGGGCCGCTGGCCGGTGCCCTGGGACGCGGTGCAGCCGCTCGGCGCACCGGTCCCGCTGCCGCCGGAGGCTGTGGACGAGCCCCGTCCCGGCTCCGAGCCGGTGGTCGCCCGGTGGCGCACCGACCTGAGCGTGCGCGGGCACGGGGCCTGGCGGGCGACGGGGGTCGAGCGACTCGCGCCCGCCCAGCGGCTGACCTGCCGCGCGCCCCAGGCGGGGTCGGTGCGCATACCCGAGGTGGTCGGGTGGGCCGAGCTTCCCGCGGCCCGCGACCGCTAG
- a CDS encoding bifunctional folylpolyglutamate synthase/dihydrofolate synthase: MSDNFFEGEDGSTELPLDPGSAVPTAEVTSLSGRGGTETTDPALLARYAEVSEAILARTPEHMPQPTLHRVARVMELMGDPQRSFRMIHLTGTNGKTSTARITERLLREMGLRTGRFTSPHLHDMRERVSIDGRPVSIEAFLAAYDDVLPFVEMVDAESMESPDEADRVRMTYFEVIVALAYAAFAAAPVEVAVVEVGLGGVWDATSVADGDVAVLTPVALDHTRLLGSTLEEIATEKAGIIKPDAIAVVGVQEPEVMQVLTDRAEEVGAQLRAEGVAFGVLAREVAVGGQQLSVRGLAGDYPDLFLPLFGAYQAHNATLAIAAVEAFVGGGEQPLSDEVLRAGLAEVSSPGRLEIVRRSPTVLVDAAHNPAGVEALVEAVRESFTFTRLVGLLAVLEDKDAEQMIQALEPVLDHVVVSRTTSPRAIRPQRLGELVAEFFGEDRVTVVADLPDALDVAAGLADDGGVGGAVLATGSVTTAAEVRELLGQRSA, encoded by the coding sequence ATGAGCGACAACTTCTTCGAGGGCGAGGACGGCAGCACCGAGCTGCCGCTGGACCCGGGCAGCGCGGTGCCCACCGCCGAGGTGACCTCGCTGAGCGGGCGGGGCGGGACCGAGACGACGGACCCCGCGCTGCTGGCGCGCTACGCCGAGGTGAGCGAGGCGATCCTCGCGCGCACCCCCGAGCACATGCCGCAGCCGACGCTGCACCGCGTCGCGCGGGTCATGGAGCTCATGGGTGACCCGCAGCGCTCGTTCCGGATGATCCACCTCACCGGCACCAACGGCAAGACGTCCACGGCCCGCATCACCGAGCGGCTGCTCCGGGAGATGGGGCTGCGGACCGGCCGGTTCACCAGCCCGCACCTGCACGACATGCGCGAGCGGGTGAGCATCGACGGCCGGCCGGTCTCGATCGAGGCCTTCCTGGCCGCCTACGACGACGTGCTGCCCTTCGTCGAGATGGTGGACGCCGAGAGCATGGAGTCCCCGGACGAGGCGGACCGGGTGCGGATGACCTACTTCGAGGTCATCGTCGCGCTGGCCTACGCCGCCTTCGCCGCCGCCCCGGTCGAGGTCGCCGTCGTCGAGGTCGGCCTGGGCGGGGTGTGGGACGCCACCTCGGTCGCCGACGGCGACGTCGCGGTCCTCACCCCGGTGGCCCTGGACCACACCCGGCTGCTGGGGTCGACGCTGGAGGAGATCGCGACCGAGAAGGCCGGGATCATCAAGCCCGACGCGATCGCCGTGGTCGGCGTGCAGGAGCCGGAGGTCATGCAGGTCCTCACGGACCGGGCCGAGGAGGTCGGGGCGCAGCTGCGCGCCGAGGGCGTCGCCTTCGGGGTGCTCGCCCGCGAGGTCGCGGTCGGCGGCCAGCAGCTCTCGGTGCGGGGCCTGGCGGGGGACTACCCCGACCTGTTCCTGCCGCTCTTCGGCGCCTACCAGGCGCACAACGCCACGCTGGCGATCGCGGCGGTCGAGGCCTTCGTCGGGGGTGGTGAGCAGCCGCTCTCCGACGAGGTGCTGCGCGCCGGGCTGGCGGAGGTCAGCTCGCCGGGCCGGCTCGAGATCGTCCGGCGCTCGCCCACCGTGCTCGTGGACGCGGCCCACAACCCGGCCGGGGTCGAGGCGCTGGTCGAGGCGGTGCGCGAGTCGTTCACCTTCACCCGGCTCGTCGGGCTGCTCGCGGTGCTCGAGGACAAGGACGCCGAGCAGATGATCCAGGCGCTGGAGCCGGTGCTGGACCACGTCGTGGTCTCGCGCACCACCTCGCCCCGGGCGATCCGGCCGCAGCGGCTCGGCGAGCTGGTCGCCGAGTTCTTCGGCGAGGACCGCGTGACTGTGGTCGCGGACCTGCCGGACGCGCTGGACGTCGCGGCCGGCCTCGCCGACGACGGCGGGGTCGGCGGGGCGGTGCTCGCCACCGGCTCGGTGACCACGGCCGCGGAGGTCCGCGAGCTGCTAGGCCAGCGCTCCGCCTGA